GTTTCTAAAATTATCATAAATGAAAGTAATCTTATCTCCATAAGGGAGGAGCTTTTCTTGGGCAATCTTAATTACTTCCTCGTCTTGATCGATACCAATTACACCCGCTCCTAATTTTAAGAGAGCTTGGCTATGGCCTCCCATGCCTAAGGTACAGTCAATATAAGTTTGACCTGGTCCTGGCTTTAAAAGACTGATAACCTCATTTAACATCACTGGTGTCTGCATCCTCTCCATCTTTTACCACTCTTTTTATAATTTTATAGCCCTAAATTAGTTAAACTTTCAGCTACTTCTTCGTAACTTTGACTGGTTTTCTCCATATACTTCACCCAAATTTCTTTACTCCATATTTCCACAAAATTATTCATACCTACAAAGATAATTTCCTTGTCTATCCGGGCATGCTTCTTAAGACTACCATTTAAGTTAATCCTTCCTTGGCCATCAATAGAAACTTCTACCGCTTCAGAAAAAAGCTTCCTCAAAAAAGAACGACTGTCTTTTTTACTAAAAGAAAGAACACTTTCTGCTTTCTTTAATATCTTTCTCCATTCCTCTTCTGGATACATGGCTAAACAACTATCTAAACCAGAAGTAATATAAAAGTTTTTTATCTCTTTCTCTTTAATAATCTTTCTAAACTTAGAGGGTAGAATCAAGCGACCTTTTTCATCTAAGATATGTTCAAAACAAGAGATAAAGTTGTAATTTTCAGCATCTTTATTCCCTTTTAATTCATTTTGTTCCACTTTGTTCCACTTCACTCCACTAAGTTAGCGTTATGCTATCTTACCCATTTTTTATTGTCAAGTTTTTTTTATTATTTTTTTTAATTTTTTTTATTATTTTAATTTGTGATTAGCTAACTATAGCTATTCCAGGGGTGGCCATAAAAGGGCTAAAGTGTTATAATTAAAAATCTCGGCCGTTCCAACTTTCTCCTGCTGACTAAAAAAGACACAAAAAAACCACAGGAAATATTTCCTGTGGTTTTTTATTTTTTTGGTCTTCTTTAGTTTATCTTACTCTTAGAAAGCAGTACAAACTAATAATTTTAAACCACTAGAATCGCCAGAATTATCAAGATTGTCATCAAGCTCCTGGTTCATGTACTCAAGTTGAACCTTAGTCTGGTCAGCTAACTTGTAGTTAGCGCCTATAGCCATTAAATTAGTGTCATTACCTACCTTAGGATTACTAACTGTATATCGAGCCGCT
The bacterium DNA segment above includes these coding regions:
- the mraZ gene encoding division/cell wall cluster transcriptional repressor MraZ; this translates as MEQNELKGNKDAENYNFISCFEHILDEKGRLILPSKFRKIIKEKEIKNFYITSGLDSCLAMYPEEEWRKILKKAESVLSFSKKDSRSFLRKLFSEAVEVSIDGQGRINLNGSLKKHARIDKEIIFVGMNNFVEIWSKEIWVKYMEKTSQSYEEVAESLTNLGL